The sequence AGAAGCAATACTTATAGAATCTTATCTTGTCAGATCATCAAAAAATCTTTTAACACCATCAAAAAATCTTTTTGAACGAGGACTATTTTTTTCGCCGCGAAAACCGTGAAAACTATTACCTAATTCATGCAAAAGGTTTTTTTGTTGTTCATTAAGATTTACAGGGGTTTCGACTACAACACGACATAATAGATCACCTTGATTTCTATTTTGTACTGATTTTACTCCTCTTCCACGAATACGAAAAAGTTTTCCTGATTGTGTCTCATATGGTATTTTTAGTTTAACTCTACCGTCTAGAGTAGGCACCTCTATTTCTCCACCTAGTGCTGCCATTGTAAAATTTATCGGTACTTCACAGTATAGATTGTTTCCTTCTCTTTCAAAAATAGGATGTTTTTTGACTGTAATTTGAACATAAAGATCTCCTGATTGTGCGCCATTAGCACCTGCTTCTCCTTCATTATTCAAACGAATACGATCATTGGTATCTAGACCTGGTGGAATTTTTACTGATAATATTTTATATGTTTCAACACGCCCTTGTCCATGACATAAATTGCACGGATCAGTAATTATTGTCCCCTTACCATGGCATGTAGGACATGATTGTTGTACTGTAAAAAAACCTTTTCTAATATGTATTTGTCCTTTGCCGTGACATGTAGAACATGAACGAGGTTTAGTACCCGTTCTTGTACCACTTCCGTAACATGTTTTACATTTTTGAAGCGTTGGAATTTGAATTTCTTTTTTTATTCCTTTTACTGCTTCTTCTAATGTAATTTCCATATTATAGCATAAATCAGCTCCTTTTTTAGCTCTTTGAGTTCTGTTTCCACCAAAAATATCACCAAAAACATCCCCAAAAATATCACTAAAATCTGCGGAATTAGTAAAAGTGCTGTATGTACTATTAGACTGACCATTTTCAAAAGCCGCATGTCCATATTGATCATATGCACTTCTTTTTTCTTCATTAATTAAAATTTCATAAGCTTCTTTTATTTCTTTGAATTTTCCTTCAGCGGTTTTATCTCCTTGATTACGGTCAGGATGATATTTCATCGCTAGTTTTTTATATGCTTTTTTAATTTCACGCTCTTCAGCCGATTTTGGAATGCCTAAAATTTGATAATAGTCTTTTTTTGCCATTCTAACTTACTCTACCTGATTTAAAAATAATTACACGGGCGCAGAAGTTTATCTACGCCCGTGCTAGTTTAAAGTCTATAATAATTATCTTTCAATATTTTATTAAAATTGATTATTTCTTCGGATCTTTAATTTCTTCAAATTCTGCATCTACAACATTTTCATCTTTTTTATTAGCTGACATATTGTTGTCTTTTTGATCTTTTTCTGATTTTTTTTGATTGATTTCTGTTAGCTTAGAAGATATTTTTAAAAGATTTTGTATGTTCTTTTCGATATCAGACTTATCTTCTCCTTTTAATGCATTTTCTAGTTTATTTAGAGCTAATTGAATATCTTTTTTACTCTCTTCTTCAATTGAATTTTTATTTTCATTTAGTTGTTTTTTGATACTATGAACTAGTTGATCACCTTGGTTTCTTGTTTGAATTAATTCTTCAAACTTCTGATCTGCTTCAGAATTAGCTTCTGCATCATTTACCATTTTTTTAATTTCTTCTTCATTTAATCCAGAAGATGCTTTAATGGTAATTTTTTGTTCTTTTCCAGTTTTTTTATCTTTTGCAGATACATGTAATATTCCATCGGAATCAATATCAAATGTTACTTCAATTTGTGCTGTTCCTCTAGGAGCTGGATTAATCCCGTCTAAGTTAAATTGTCCCAATGATTTATTATCTGAAGATCTTTTACGTTCACCCTGAAGCACGTGTATAGTAACTGCTGATTGATTGTCTTCTGCTGTTGAAAATATTTGACTATGTTTAGTAGGGATAGTGGTATTTTTATTTATCAGTGATGTCATTATTCCACCCATAGTTTCAATTCCTAGGGATAGAGGAGTAACATCAAGTAATAAGACATCTTTAACATCACCAGAGAGAACTCCTCCCTGTACTGCAGCTCCAACTGCTACAGCTTCATCTGGATTTACATCTTTTCTAGGTTCTTTTCCAAAAAAATCAGCAACTTTAGATTGCACCATAGGCATTCTAGTTTGACCACCAACTAATATCACATCATTTATGTCTGTTACTGATAATCCTGCATCTTTTAATGCAACTTTTAGTGGCTCAATTGAACGTAATATTAAATCTTCCACTAAAGACTCTAATTTTGCTCGAGTAACCTTTATATTTAAATGTTTAGGTCCATTGGAATCTGCAGTGATGTATGGAAGATTAACATCTGTTTGTTGTGCGGATGATAATTCTATTTTTGCTTTTTCCGCAGATTCTTTTAAGCGTTGCATGGATAATGGGTCATTTCTTAAATCTATTCCTTGTTCTTTTTTAAATTCTGTTACTAAATAATTAATTAGTCTACTATCAAAATCTTCTCCTCCAAGATGTGTATCTCCATTTGTAGCAAGAACTTCAAATGTTTTTTCTTTATCCACTTCATCAATCTCGATGATTGAAATATCAAAGGTTCCACCACCTAAATCATATACAGCTATTGTTCTATTTCCTTTTCCTTTATCTAAACCATAAGCTAGTGCTGCAGCTGTTGGTTCATTTATGATTCTTTTTACTTCTAGTCCTGCTATCCTACCTGCATCTTTAGTTGCTTGACGTTGAGCATCATTAAAGTAAGCAGGAACCGTAATAACTGCTTCTTTAATTGTTTCTCCTAAATAGTCTTCTGCAGTTTTTTTCATTTTTTTTAATACTTCTGCAGAAATTTGAGGAGGTGCCATTTTTTGTTTTTTTACATCAATCCATGCATCACCATTATCAGAATTTACAATATTATAAGGCATGATTTTTATATCACGTTGTACTTCATCATCTTTAAATTTTCTGCCAATTAAACGTTTTATAGCAAAAAGTGTATTCTTTGGATTAGTTATAGCTTGACGTTTAGCAGGTTGTCCTACTAAAACTTCTCCTTCTTGAGTATATGCAATAATTGACGGTGTAGTACGATCACCTTCCGCATTCTCTAAAACACGTGGTTTATTGCCATCCATAATGGCAACACAAGAGTTGGTTGTTCCCAAGTCAATACCAATAATTTTACCCATTAAAGTTTCTCCTATTTAATATTTTGATAAATTGGGTTTTTTGCAACCTTTATGCGGCCACTTTTTTGGCTTTTAATTAGTTACATAAGTTTTATCATACTTTGCATCTGAAATGTTTAATGATTATTAGATGGGGTCGCTTTTTCGCTCATCAAGGGGCAGTAGAAAAAAAAATAAAGTTTTACCAAACTATAACTGAAAATTATAAGTTTTTTATTTATTAAAAATAACATATTCGTTAATATATTTAATAACATAGTTTTTTTATATATTTATATATATAAACAATCTATATTTAATGCTATAGATATTTTTAAATTTTCAGGGGTAATTAATGTTAATAAATACTGAAGCAGTTAATGAATACTTATCCTTTTTTATGTTTATATTTTTTTCTTTAGGATTATGTTTTTTTATGCTTTGTTTAAGTTGGATTTTAGGAGGCAGGTCTTCTTCTCGATATAAAAATACCCCTTTTGAGTCAGGGATTGTATCATCCGGTAATACTAATCTTTATTTTTCTGTAAAATTTTATTTAATTGCTATGTTTTTCGTTGTATTTGATGTTGAAGCACTATATTTATATGCTTGGTCTGTCAGTATAAAAGAATCTGGATGGATAGGATTTAGCGAAGCCTTAATGTTTGGAATATCTCTTTTATTAGGATTGTTCTATTTAGTTCGTATTCGAGCATTAAACTGGTCATCTTCAGTTAAAAATAATATTCAACTATTTTAACATATAATATGTTTTACCTTAATGAGGCATAAAATGAATTATACTTTAACTAAAGCAGATTCTGATAACAATAATAAAAAATATCCAAAACAAACGATTGAGTCTGTTTCAGATCCTCTAGAAGAATATTTAAAAAAGAATATTTTTATGGGTAAAATTACTCAATTATTACATAAATTAGTTAATTGGGGTCGAAAAAATTCTTTATGGCCTTATAATTTTGGTCTGTCTTGTTGTTATGTGGAAATGGTATCTGCTTTTACTTCCGTTCATGATGTTGCACGTTTTGGATCTGAAGTATTACGTGCGTCTCCTAGACAAGCTGATGTCATGGTGATAGCAGGTACGCCATTTATAAAAATGGCGCCTGTTATTCAGAGATTATACGATCAAATGTTAGAACCAAAATGGGTTATTTCTATGGGAGCATGTGCCAATTCTGGCGGAATGTATGATATCTATTCTGTTGTTCAAGGAGTAGATAAATTTTTGCCGGTTGATATTTATATTCCTGGTTGTCCACCTCGTCCTGAAGCGTATATGCAAGCTTTAATACTGTTGCAAAAATTGATCAATGAAGAAAGAAGGCCGTTATCCTGGGTAATTGGAGAACAAGGTGTTTATCATAAAAAGATGCCATCTGAAAGAGTTCAAAAAAGAAGCAAAAGAATTAATATTATCAATCTTTCAACTTCAGAAAAAATTTAATAATATATTTAAAATATATAAATTTCTTTAATATTACTGATTTTTTAGATGATAATATTATTATATTTTAAACTGAGTGGTGAGAGATATATGATTGATTTAATGCCAAAAAAAAATACATTTTTATTAAAAAAAAAATATAAAGAAGACTCAAATAATTCAGTAATTAATAATTTATTTGATTTCTTTGGTAAAGAATTTTGTTTTCATCAAATTACCTTAACCGGTTTTCCTATAATTTGGATTGATAAGACATTATTAATAGAAGTTGGAAAATTTTTATATCATTTATCTCAACCTTATATCATGCTTTATGATTTACATGGCGTAGATGAACGTATTAGATTGCATCGAGAAGATTTACCTAAAGCTGATTTTTCCGTTTTTTATCATTTAATATCTATTGAACGCAACTCTGATATTATGATTAAAGTACCATTATTAGAAAACGATTTGATCTTGCCAACTTTTACTGGTTTATTTCCTAATGCTAATTGGTATGAACGTGAAACTTGGGATATGTTTGGGATTATTTTTAATAATCATCCTAATTTAACTCGTATTATTATGCCTAGTACATGGAAAGGACATCCATTAAGAAAAAATTATTCTGCAAGAGCAACCGAATACGAACCTTTCTTCTTAAATGAGCAGAAAGAAGATTTAGAAATGGAAGGTTTAAAATTTAAACCTGAGTTATGGGGTATGAAACGCAAGAACGACAATGTAGAATTTATGTTTCTAAATTTAGGTCCAAATCATCCTTCTGCTCATGGTGCTTTTAGAATTGTTTTACAGTTAGATGGTGAAAATATTGTAGATTGTGTTCCAGATATTGGGTATCATCATCGCGGAGCTGAAAAAATGGCAGAACGGCAGTCATGGCATAGTTATATTCCATATACTGATCGCATTGAATATCTGGGTGGTTGTGTAAATGAACTTCCTTATGTTTTAGCTGTAGAAAAATTAGCAAATATTTCAGTTCCAGAAAAAGCAGAAGTAATTAGAGTAATGATGTCAGAATTGTTTCGTATAAATAGTCATTTATTATATATTTCTACTTTTATTCAAGATGTAGGTTGTATGACTCCAGTTTTTTTTGCTTTCACTGATCGTCAAAAAATATATGATTTAATTGAAGCAATTACAGGTGCTCGTATGCATCCTGCTTGGTTTCGTATTGGTGGAGTAGCTAATGATTTACCACAGGGTTGGAATATTTTATTAAAAGAATTTCTTGACTGGATGCCAAAAAGGTTAAAATACTATATAAACACTGCTTTAAAAAATAGTATTTTAATCCATCGATCAAAAGGAATTGCTGAGTATAATAAAAAAGAAGCATTGCAGTGGGGTGTCACTGGAGCAGGTTTACGTGCTACAGGATTAAATTTTGATGTAAGGAAATGGAGGCCATATTCTGGATATCAAAATTATACTTTTGAAGTACCAGTGGGTTCGGGAATTAGTGATTGTTATTCAAGAGTAATGATTAAAGTAGAAGAAATTTATCAAAGTCTTTTTATTTTAAAACAATGTTTATGTAATATGCCATCAGGTCCTTTTAAATCTGAAGATTCATTGACTACGCCTCCTTCTAAAGAGTGTGTTTTGCAAAATATTGAGACTATGATTACTCATTTTTTACAAGTGTCTTGGGGTCCAGTAATTCCAGAAAATGAAAGTTTTCAAATGATTGAAGCAACAAAAGGAATTAATAGTTATTACTTAATTAGTGATGGTGGTACGATGAGTTATCGTACAAGAATACGTACACCTAGTTTTCCACATTTGCAACAAATACCTTCAGTTATTCGTGGCAGTTTGATATCTGATTTAATTGTATATTTAGGTAGTATCGATTTTGTAATGTCTGACGTGGATAGATAATCATGTATAAAAAAAAAGTCAAATGCAAGAAATTTCTATAAAATTTAAATTAACTAATGAAGAAATAAATGCAATAGAAAATCAAAAAAAATACTATGAAGATTTTCGTGCTATTTCTATAGAAGCGTTAAAAATTGTTCAAAAAAAACGAGGTTGGGTTTCTGATCAAGCTATTTATGCTATTGCAGAAATTCTGCATATTAACCCCAGTGATGTTGAAGGAGTCGCTACTTTTTATAGTCAAATTTTTCGTAAACCTGTGGGTCGTAATATTATTCGTTATTGTGATAGTGTAGTTTGTTTTTTGACAGGTTATAAAAGGATTCAAATAGCTCTAGAAAATTATTTAAAAATAAAGATAGGAGAAACAACTAAAGACGATAGATTTACTTTATTACCAGTTTGTTGTTTAGGAAATTGTGATAAAGGTCCAACCATCATGATTAATGAAGATACATATTCTGTTTTAACTCCAGAATCCATACCAAGTTTACTGGAATCATATAAATGAATAGAATTTTACGAATTTCAGAAACGCACCCTTTAACTTGGCGGTTAAGAGATGATCAAAAAACTGTTTGGATTAAAGAATATTGTGATAAAAATGGTTATTTATCTTTAAAGAAAGCATTAAAAGAAATGCTTCCAGAAGATGTTATTAATATAGTAAAAGAATCTGGTTTAAAAGGAAGAGGAGGTGCAGGATTTTCTACTGGATTAAAATGGAGTCTAATGTCTCAAAACCATTCTTATACAAGAGAACGTGGTTACTTAATATGTAATGCTGATGAAATGGAACCTGGTACGTATAAAGATAGATTATTAATTGAAAAGATTCCTCATCAATTAATTGAAGGAATAATATTGTCCGCATACGCATTAAACGTTTCTCGTGCTTATATTTTTTTAAGAGGAGAATATGTTCAAGCTGAGCATATTTTAAAACAATCTATACAGGAAGCAATTAATTTTGGTTTTATTGGATTAAATATCTTAGGAAGCAATTTTAATATCGAGTTAGTTTTACATACTGGGGCTGGACGATATATTTGTGGAGAAGAAACTGCTTTAATTAATTCTTTAGAAGGTCGTAGAGCTAATCCTAGATCGAAGCCGCCATTTCCAGCAGTATTTGGTTTGTGGGGAAAACCTACTTGTGTGAATAATGTTGAAACACTGTCTAATGTTCCATGTATTATATTGAACGGTGTAAGTTGGTATAAAAATTTATCTAAAAGTTCTGATACAGGTACTAAATTAATGGGGTTCTCAGGAAATGTAAGAAATCCCGGTGTTTGGGAATTACCTTTTGGCACCACTGCTCGTGAAATTTTAGAAGATTATGCTCATGGAATGAAGTCCGGTTTTTCTTTAAAAGCTTGGCAGCCAGGTGGCGCGGGAACAGATTTCTTGCTTGAAGAACATTTAGACTTGCCAATGGATTTTAAAAATATCAGTCAGGCTGGAAGTCGTTTAGGAACTGCTCTTTCTATGGCTGTTGATAATAAAACTAGCATGGTTTCTCTTGTATATAATATAGAAAAATTTTTTTCACGAGAATCATGTGGTTTGTGTACACCATGTCGAGATGGGTTGCCTTGGATTGTAAAAATATTAAAAAGTTTAGAACAAAATAAAGGTCATAAAAATGATGTGAAAAACTTAGAAAAACTATGCTCTCATTTAAGTCCAGGAAAAACATTTTGTGCTCATGCGCCCGGGGCAATAGAACCATTGCAAAGTGCTATTAAATATTTTCGATCTGAATTTGAATCTGGAATCAATATAAGAAAAAGAGATTTAAATAAAAAAATTATTGGGATTCAATCTAATTGTATTTAATTCAAACATTGAAATTTTTATAGAAAATATTTATTTTAAATAAATTTTTTTATATAAATTTATCTGAATAAAAGATTTTGGAATTATTCTCTTATGGCTAAGATTTATGTAGATAGTAAAATATATAATGTTAACGAATCAGATAATTTACTGCAAGCTTGTTTATCAGTGGGTATAAATATTCCTTATTTTTGTTGGCATCCTTTATTGGGAAGTTTAGGTGCATGTCGTCAGTGTGCTGTTACACAATATGATAATTTTCAAGATCGTAAAGGTCGGTTAATTATGTCTTGTATGACTCCTGTAACTGATGGAGCTATAATTTCCATCAAAAGTACTGAATCAGAAGTTTTTAGAAGTGCTATTGTTGAACTTTTATTAACTAATCATCCCCATGATTGTCCAGTATGTGAAGAAGGTGGTCATTGTCATTTGCAAGATATGACCGTTATGGTCAAACATAGTATGCGGAATTATAGATTTAAAAAAAGAACACATAAAAATCAATATTTAGGTCCTTTTATTAAACATGAAATGAATCGCTGTATTGCATGTTATCGTTGTGTTCGATATTATAATGAATATGCAGATGGTGTAGATTTTGGAGTTTATGGTTCCAATAATAATGTTTATTTTGGTCGTATAGAAGATGGTGTCTTAGAAAGTGAACATTCTGGAAATTTAATAGAATTATGTCCTACTGGAGTATTTACTGATAAAACTCATTCTAAAAAATATAATCGTAAATGGGATATGCAATACGCTCCAGGAATATGCCATAATTGCAGTGTCGGCTGTAATATTAGTATTGGAGAACGTTATGGTGAAATACGTCGAATAGAAAATAGATATCATGAAAATATAAATCATTATTTAATATGCGACCTTGGTCGTTTTGGGTATTCACATACCAATTTGAATACACGTCCTAAAAAACCTACATATGTTAATAAGTATAATGATCTTAATGTATTAAATTTTAATGAAGCAATAAAAATCGGAGTTGATTTTTTTAAAAGATATAAGCGTGTAATTGGTGTCGGTTCTGCAAGATCAAGTATAGAGAATAATTTTGCATTACAAGAACTTGTAGGAAAAGAGAATTTTTCTAACGGAATGTCTAACAAAGAGAAGGAATGTATCAAATCGATTTTAGAATTTTTAAAAAATAATTATATATATATCCCATCTTTAAAAGAAATTGAAAGTTATGATGTAATTTTAGTTCTTGGAGAAGATTTAACACAAACATCTTCTCGTGTTGCTTTAGCAGTGCGTCAAGCAGTGAAAAAAAAAGTTCAAGATATAAAAAATTTATATGGTATTCCGAAATGGAATACATCATCTAATATTCATATTTCAGAAAAATTTAAAAATTCTTTATATATTATGCATACACATGAAAGTAAATTAGATGATATTTCTGAATGGTCTTATTTCGCTTCTATTGATAAACAAGTTAATTTAGCATCTTCTATCGCTTATGAGATAGATAAAAGTTCACCAAAAGTTTCAAATTTAGATTCTGAATTAAAAGAAAAAGTGTTGTTAATTTCTGATAGATTAATTTCATCTAAAAAAACATTAATTATTTCAGGTTCTCATTCTTTTAGTGATTCTATTATTAAAGCATCAATAAATATAGCTAAAGCTATTAAATTTCGCGCTCCCGATCACCATGTTGGTGTGACTTTGTTAACGTCATCTGTTAATTCTTTAGGTGCAGAGTTGCTTGGAGGCATGTCTATAGAATCTGCATTAGATGATCTTAAAAAAGAAAAAGCAGATGCTGTAATTTTTATGGAATACGATTTGTATCGTTCTGTATCTGAATATGACTGTGAGTATTTTTTTAAGAATAAAGATAATATAATTACTCTCGATCATCAGTACACACAAACTTTTAAAAAATCCATGTTATCTTTACCTTCAACAAATTTTACTGAAAGTTCTGGAACGGTAATAAACTTTGAAGGAAGAGCACAGCGTTTTTTTCAAGTTTATGATCCTAATTTTTATGATAAAAGTAATTGTCTATGTGATAGTTGGAAATGGTTGCATACTATCAAATCAAAAATTAATAATACAGAAATATGTTGGTTTAATTTAGATGATGTAATCAATTCCTATGCTGAAAAATATTCTATTTTTAAACAAATAAAAACAAACGAATTAAATTCTAATCTTCGTATCCATGGTCAAAAAATTTCTCGGTCACCTATTCGTTCTAGTGGCAGAACATCTTTGCGTTCTAATATCGATGTTCATGAACCTTGTCAGCCTAAAGATATTAATACTATGTTTGCATTTTCTATGGAAGGATACAATCAACCTAATTCGTCTGTATCGAATATTCCCTTTGCTTGGTTCCCCGGATGGAATTCACCTCAAGCATGGAATAAATTTCAGGTAGAAGTAGGTAGAAACTTAATATCTGGTGATTCAGGTATACATATTTTTAAAAAATATGAAAAAAAAACAGATGTATATTCAAATATAGTTTTAAAAAATTCTATAAAAGAAAAATACTGGAATATAATCCCCTATTATCATCTATTTGGCAATGAAGAATTAACTCAATATTCTTCTATAATACAAGAAAATACTCCTTTAGAGTATGCTTTAATTGGTTTATCAGATGCCATTAAGATGGGTTTGAAAAAAGATTCTATAGTAGAATTTAACTGTTTAAAAAAAGATTATTGTTTGCCAGTTCAAGTATCTAAGTATTTAACTGAAAAACAAATAGGTTTGCCTATTGGAAGAAAAGGATTTCCTCTTGCACTTGTTGGTGAAAAAATTGAATTTTTATAGGAATTTATTAAATGATTTGGTTAGAAGAGAACATGATTAAAATAACTTTTTGTTTTTTTAAAGTTATTTTTATTTTATTATTAATAGTATTCTCTAGTGCTATGTTGAGTATAGTTGAACGAAGACTATTAGCCGTATTTCAAAATAGATATGGCCCTAATCGAGTTGGTTGGATGGGGAGTTTACAATTATGCGCTGATATGATTAAAATTTTATTTAAAGAAGATTGGATTCCTCCTTTTAGCAGAAAATTTATTTTTGTTTTATCACCAGTAATAGCTTTTACCTCTTTACTGTGTGTTATTCCTATTATTCCTTTTACATCTCATTTTGTTATTATTGATTTAAATATAGGGATTTTATTTTTCTTGATGATGGCCAGTTTATCTGTTTATGCAATATTATTTGCAGGTTGGTCAAGTAATAATAAGTATGCATTATTAGGAGCTATGCGTGCATGTGTGCAAACATTAAGTTATGAAGTATTTTTAGGTTTATCATTAATGGGTGTAGTCGCTCAGTCAGGATCTTTTAAAATATCTGATATTGTCAATAGTCAAAAATATATCTGGAATGTTTTTCCACAGTTTTTTGGTTTTTTAACTTTTCTCATAGCCGGTTTAGCAGTTTGTCATAGACATCCTTTTGATCAACCTGAATCTGAACAAGAATTAGCTGATGGTTATCATATTGAATATTCTGGGATGAAGTTTGGTTTATTTTTTATTGGCGAATATATTTCTATTATTACCGTTTCATCATTAATAGTTACACTTTTTTTTGGTGGTTGGTTAGGTCCTTGGATTCCCAGTTGTATTTGGTTTATTTTAAAAATTATTTTTTTTATTTTTCTTTTTATTTTAATCCGAGCAGCTTTGCCAAGACCACGATATGATCAAGTATTATTATTTGGATGGAAATTTTGTTTACCATTAACATTGTTTAATTTATTTTTGACTGCTTTTTTAATTTTGGTATAAATTTTTTAAGAGATTTTTTTATTTATGACATTAAAAAATATTATTATTGGATTTTTTACACAAATCAGAAGTATTTTTATGATTGGTGCAAATATTTTTTCTAAACCTGAAACTAAATTATATCCAGAAGAAAAAGTATATCTTGCCCCTCGTTATCGAGGTCGTATCATATTGACTCGTAATATAGATGGACAAGAACGTTGTGTTGCATGTAATTTATGTGCTGTAGTTTGTCCTGTTGATTGTATTTCTTTACAAAAATCTGAAAAAACTGATGGTCGTTGGTATCCGAAATTTTTTAGAATTAATTTTTCTCGTTGCATATTTTGTGGTTTATGTGAGGAGGCTTGCCCCACAGCTGCAATACAATTAATGCCTGATTTTGAACTATCTGATTTCAAAAGACAAGATTTGGTGTATGAAAAAAAAGATTTATTAATTTCAGGTCCAGGTAAATATCCAAATTATGATTTTTATAACTTTTCCGGTGTAACTCTCAAAGGTAAAAAAACAGGTGATTTAGAGATTCAAGCTAGACCTATTGATGTAAAAGATTTATTGCCATAAGGAGATTTTATGGAATTTGTTTTTTATGTGTGTTCATTTGCAGCAGTCGTTTCTACTTTTTTTGTAATTATTCAAAAAAATGCAGTGTATTCCTTAGTGTATTTAATAATTTCTCTTTTATCAATAGCTGGTGTTTTTTTTTCATTAGGAGCATTTTTTGCTGGTTCTTTAGAAGTAATTATTTACGCAGGAGCTATTATAGTATTATTTGTTTTTGTTATCATGATGCTTAATATAAGTGATAAATATAAT is a genomic window of Buchnera aphidicola str. APS (Acyrthosiphon pisum) containing:
- the nuoG gene encoding NADH-quinone oxidoreductase subunit NuoG, producing MAKIYVDSKIYNVNESDNLLQACLSVGINIPYFCWHPLLGSLGACRQCAVTQYDNFQDRKGRLIMSCMTPVTDGAIISIKSTESEVFRSAIVELLLTNHPHDCPVCEEGGHCHLQDMTVMVKHSMRNYRFKKRTHKNQYLGPFIKHEMNRCIACYRCVRYYNEYADGVDFGVYGSNNNVYFGRIEDGVLESEHSGNLIELCPTGVFTDKTHSKKYNRKWDMQYAPGICHNCSVGCNISIGERYGEIRRIENRYHENINHYLICDLGRFGYSHTNLNTRPKKPTYVNKYNDLNVLNFNEAIKIGVDFFKRYKRVIGVGSARSSIENNFALQELVGKENFSNGMSNKEKECIKSILEFLKNNYIYIPSLKEIESYDVILVLGEDLTQTSSRVALAVRQAVKKKVQDIKNLYGIPKWNTSSNIHISEKFKNSLYIMHTHESKLDDISEWSYFASIDKQVNLASSIAYEIDKSSPKVSNLDSELKEKVLLISDRLISSKKTLIISGSHSFSDSIIKASINIAKAIKFRAPDHHVGVTLLTSSVNSLGAELLGGMSIESALDDLKKEKADAVIFMEYDLYRSVSEYDCEYFFKNKDNIITLDHQYTQTFKKSMLSLPSTNFTESSGTVINFEGRAQRFFQVYDPNFYDKSNCLCDSWKWLHTIKSKINNTEICWFNLDDVINSYAEKYSIFKQIKTNELNSNLRIHGQKISRSPIRSSGRTSLRSNIDVHEPCQPKDINTMFAFSMEGYNQPNSSVSNIPFAWFPGWNSPQAWNKFQVEVGRNLISGDSGIHIFKKYEKKTDVYSNIVLKNSIKEKYWNIIPYYHLFGNEELTQYSSIIQENTPLEYALIGLSDAIKMGLKKDSIVEFNCLKKDYCLPVQVSKYLTEKQIGLPIGRKGFPLALVGEKIEFL
- the nuoH gene encoding NADH-quinone oxidoreductase subunit NuoH — translated: MIWLEENMIKITFCFFKVIFILLLIVFSSAMLSIVERRLLAVFQNRYGPNRVGWMGSLQLCADMIKILFKEDWIPPFSRKFIFVLSPVIAFTSLLCVIPIIPFTSHFVIIDLNIGILFFLMMASLSVYAILFAGWSSNNKYALLGAMRACVQTLSYEVFLGLSLMGVVAQSGSFKISDIVNSQKYIWNVFPQFFGFLTFLIAGLAVCHRHPFDQPESEQELADGYHIEYSGMKFGLFFIGEYISIITVSSLIVTLFFGGWLGPWIPSCIWFILKIIFFIFLFILIRAALPRPRYDQVLLFGWKFCLPLTLFNLFLTAFLILV
- the nuoI gene encoding NADH-quinone oxidoreductase subunit NuoI; the protein is MTLKNIIIGFFTQIRSIFMIGANIFSKPETKLYPEEKVYLAPRYRGRIILTRNIDGQERCVACNLCAVVCPVDCISLQKSEKTDGRWYPKFFRINFSRCIFCGLCEEACPTAAIQLMPDFELSDFKRQDLVYEKKDLLISGPGKYPNYDFYNFSGVTLKGKKTGDLEIQARPIDVKDLLP